In Edaphobacter paludis, a single window of DNA contains:
- the pnp gene encoding polyribonucleotide nucleotidyltransferase: MKQDVTVELAGGKQIKFETGRMAKQASGAALTTSGDNVILATAVASPDPKEGIDFFPLTVEYREFTYAGGRIPGGFIKREGRPSEKEILTSRQIDRPIRPLFPEAFRNETQVVAFVYSADKENDPDVLGINGASCALALSDIPFHGPVGAVRIGHIDGQYIVNPTYAERAKSTLNIMVVGTKDGIVMVESGSKETSEESVVGAIEFAHVEIKKICAAIEDLVSRAGKTKRLVTAVEIDHEYLNGLTAKIGAKLKDALDTQKHPKFESYALVKEIKDELKRDLPEGDAVAAKKLSKYYELLRENIFREQVLKERIRPDHRAFDQIRQVTIEVGVLPRVHGSALFTRGETQALVSATLGTTDDAQRMESYEGEQKRRFMLHYNFPPFSVGEVGRMTGVGRREIGHGALAFRAIEAVLPGEDESPYTLRVVSDILESNGSSSMATVCGASLALMQAGIPIKGSVAGVAMGLVKDGDNYAILTDIAGAEDHYGDMDFKVAGTRKGITALQMDIKIMGITPQIMREALEQARHGRLSLLDTMDAVIAGAREEKSQFAPRIHTIQIPTDKIRDLIGPGGKVIRGIVEATGVKIDVDDTGRVNVASSDADGLARAIQMISDITAVPEVGKTYLGKVVRLAEFGAFVEIFPGTDGLLHVSEIAEHRVKEVKDELREGDQILVKVLAIEGNRIKLSRKAVLREQRAKLGLPEPGQVGIDGAAEAHPRAAASEENAADLEDGDFDDDGDELDEEPDFNQADEAVPATAGQAAGAPAGPGGQRRPGGGRRRRSGRRGGPGAGGSGGGAPRTGGNSGNQ, encoded by the coding sequence ATGAAGCAGGACGTTACAGTTGAGCTTGCCGGCGGCAAGCAGATTAAATTTGAGACAGGGCGCATGGCCAAGCAGGCCTCCGGCGCAGCGCTTACCACCAGCGGCGACAACGTAATTCTGGCGACTGCAGTCGCCTCGCCCGACCCCAAGGAAGGCATCGACTTCTTCCCCCTCACGGTTGAGTATCGCGAGTTCACCTACGCGGGTGGCCGCATCCCGGGCGGGTTCATCAAACGCGAAGGCCGTCCCAGCGAGAAGGAGATTCTGACCAGCCGTCAGATCGACCGTCCTATCCGTCCTCTGTTCCCTGAGGCCTTCCGCAACGAGACCCAGGTTGTTGCCTTCGTCTACTCCGCGGACAAGGAAAACGATCCCGACGTGCTCGGTATCAATGGCGCAAGCTGCGCGCTCGCCCTTTCGGATATCCCCTTTCACGGTCCTGTAGGTGCGGTACGCATCGGCCACATCGATGGACAGTACATCGTCAACCCCACCTATGCGGAGCGCGCCAAGAGCACGCTGAACATTATGGTTGTCGGCACCAAAGACGGCATCGTGATGGTCGAGTCCGGGTCAAAGGAGACCTCGGAGGAATCGGTTGTCGGCGCCATCGAGTTCGCTCATGTCGAGATCAAGAAGATCTGTGCAGCGATTGAAGATCTGGTCAGCCGCGCAGGCAAGACCAAGCGTCTCGTCACTGCGGTCGAGATCGATCACGAATATCTCAACGGCCTGACTGCAAAGATTGGCGCGAAGTTGAAGGACGCGCTCGACACCCAGAAGCATCCGAAGTTCGAAAGCTACGCGCTGGTCAAGGAGATCAAGGACGAGCTCAAGCGCGACCTCCCCGAAGGCGATGCCGTGGCTGCGAAGAAGCTCAGCAAGTACTATGAGCTGCTCCGCGAAAACATCTTCCGCGAGCAGGTGCTGAAGGAGCGTATCCGCCCCGATCACCGCGCTTTCGATCAGATTCGCCAGGTCACAATTGAGGTTGGAGTGCTGCCCCGCGTCCACGGCTCCGCTCTGTTTACTCGCGGAGAGACCCAGGCCCTTGTCAGCGCGACACTCGGCACGACCGACGATGCGCAGCGCATGGAGAGCTACGAAGGCGAGCAGAAGCGTCGCTTCATGCTGCACTATAACTTCCCGCCGTTCTCCGTCGGCGAAGTTGGTCGTATGACCGGCGTCGGACGCCGCGAGATTGGTCACGGCGCGCTTGCGTTCCGTGCCATCGAAGCTGTTCTGCCGGGCGAAGACGAATCGCCATATACGTTGCGCGTCGTCTCCGACATTCTTGAGTCGAACGGTTCCTCTTCGATGGCGACGGTTTGCGGCGCATCGCTTGCGCTGATGCAGGCTGGTATTCCCATCAAGGGATCGGTTGCGGGCGTTGCGATGGGACTCGTCAAAGACGGCGATAACTACGCCATCCTGACCGATATCGCCGGTGCTGAAGACCACTACGGCGACATGGACTTCAAGGTTGCCGGTACGCGTAAAGGCATCACCGCGCTCCAGATGGACATCAAGATCATGGGCATCACGCCGCAGATCATGCGTGAGGCACTTGAGCAGGCACGTCATGGCCGTCTGTCCTTGTTGGACACGATGGATGCTGTGATCGCCGGCGCGCGCGAAGAGAAGTCGCAGTTTGCTCCGCGCATTCACACCATCCAGATTCCGACCGACAAGATTCGCGATCTCATCGGACCTGGTGGCAAGGTCATCCGCGGCATCGTCGAGGCCACTGGGGTCAAGATCGATGTGGACGACACCGGTCGAGTCAACGTTGCTTCGAGCGACGCCGATGGACTGGCGCGCGCGATCCAGATGATCAGCGACATCACCGCAGTGCCCGAGGTTGGCAAAACTTATCTCGGTAAGGTGGTCCGGCTGGCCGAGTTCGGCGCATTCGTCGAGATCTTCCCCGGCACCGACGGTCTGCTTCACGTCTCCGAGATCGCGGAGCATCGCGTCAAGGAGGTCAAGGATGAACTCCGCGAGGGCGACCAGATTCTGGTGAAGGTACTCGCCATCGAAGGCAACCGCATCAAGCTTTCGCGCAAGGCTGTTCTGCGTGAGCAGCGCGCCAAGCTGGGGCTGCCCGAGCCGGGACAAGTCGGCATCGATGGTGCGGCCGAGGCTCACCCTCGTGCAGCAGCGTCGGAGGAGAATGCCGCCGATCTTGAAGATGGCGACTTTGACGATGACGGCGACGAGTTGGATGAGGAGCCTGACTTCAACCAAGCGGACGAGGCTGTTCCCGCAACTGCCGGACAAGCCGCAGGCGCTCCTGCCGGACCCGGCGGACAGCGTCGGCCAGGCGGCGGCAGACGTCGTCGCAGCGGACGCCGCGGCGGACCAGGCGCAGGTGGTTCGGGCGGTGGTGCCCCTCGTACGGGCGGCAATAGTGGTAATCAGTAG
- a CDS encoding IS1595 family transposase — MESPKTLLEAIQYFSDEQTCIDTVAMMRWPEGVRCGYCDADKPYYLKTQKRWKCRSCRKQFSVKVNSIFEDSPISLKKWLPALWLLVNCKNGVSSYEIAKDLGVTQKSAWFMLQRLRLALRARDFSFKMGSGEGGAVEVDETFIGGKPANMHKERRLRIARIQSQQARTVNNYGRAGKAAIMGMYDREARQVRATVVPNVKRETLQNEILANIEHGSVIYSDQAVSYNALHEKYVHETVSHVDAYVRGQVHTNCLENFWSLTKRTLRGTYVAVEPFHLDRYVDEQVFRFNHRATRDNPLNDADRFYIALSQVANKRLTYAELTGKVGTTQA; from the coding sequence ATGGAAAGCCCAAAGACATTACTCGAAGCGATTCAATACTTTAGCGATGAGCAGACTTGTATCGACACCGTTGCGATGATGCGCTGGCCGGAGGGTGTGCGGTGTGGTTACTGTGATGCCGACAAACCTTATTACCTGAAGACTCAGAAGCGGTGGAAGTGCCGCTCCTGCCGCAAACAATTCTCGGTGAAGGTGAACTCAATCTTTGAGGATTCTCCTATCTCGCTTAAGAAATGGCTCCCCGCGCTCTGGCTCTTGGTCAATTGCAAGAATGGCGTCTCCAGCTATGAGATTGCCAAAGATTTAGGCGTCACTCAGAAGTCGGCATGGTTCATGCTCCAACGGCTCCGGCTGGCCCTCAGAGCGCGGGATTTCAGCTTCAAGATGGGCAGCGGTGAGGGCGGGGCGGTTGAAGTGGACGAAACCTTCATCGGCGGCAAACCAGCGAACATGCACAAGGAACGGCGGCTCAGAATCGCCCGTATCCAGAGCCAGCAAGCGCGGACGGTCAATAATTATGGCCGTGCTGGTAAAGCTGCCATCATGGGCATGTACGACCGTGAGGCTAGGCAGGTGAGGGCAACCGTCGTCCCCAACGTCAAGCGTGAGACTTTACAGAATGAGATTCTGGCCAATATCGAACACGGCTCTGTGATCTATAGCGATCAGGCTGTTTCCTATAACGCGCTACACGAGAAGTACGTCCATGAGACCGTGAGCCATGTAGACGCTTACGTGCGCGGTCAGGTGCATACCAACTGCTTAGAGAACTTCTGGTCGCTCACCAAGCGCACCTTACGCGGAACCTACGTCGCTGTAGAGCCATTCCACCTAGACCGCTATGTTGATGAGCAGGTATTCCGTTTCAACCATCGCGCCACCCGCGATAACCCATTGAACGATGCTGACCGCTTCTATATCGCACTCTCTCAGGTCGCAAACAAGCGTCTCACCTATGCCGAGCTAACCGGCAAGGTGGGTACGACGCAAGCCTAA
- a CDS encoding DUF4177 domain-containing protein, protein MVKWEYSVITINTEYEVPFEGDLEDSPPSGEIIQSHLKEMGADGWELVSFLPALPMAQKWKGIDSANPWMYHAVFKRQTED, encoded by the coding sequence GTGGTTAAGTGGGAATACAGCGTTATCACGATTAACACGGAATATGAGGTTCCGTTCGAGGGGGATCTCGAAGATTCTCCTCCCAGCGGCGAAATTATTCAATCGCACCTAAAGGAGATGGGTGCGGATGGATGGGAGCTGGTTTCGTTTCTGCCCGCGCTACCCATGGCGCAGAAGTGGAAAGGGATAGATTCTGCGAATCCGTGGATGTATCACGCAGTATTCAAACGGCAGACAGAGGATTAA
- a CDS encoding PEP-CTERM sorting domain-containing protein (PEP-CTERM proteins occur, often in large numbers, in the proteomes of bacteria that also encode an exosortase, a predicted intramembrane cysteine proteinase. The presence of a PEP-CTERM domain at a protein's C-terminus predicts cleavage within the sorting domain, followed by covalent anchoring to some some component of the (usually Gram-negative) cell surface. Many PEP-CTERM proteins exhibit an unusual sequence composition that includes large numbers of potential glycosylation sites. Expression of one such protein has been shown restore the ability of a bacterium to form floc, a type of biofilm.): MKVLLSAILLIAGAGLAKADTIETITFNLGDLHPGSTLSATFDVPTLIPGTGVTQNVTYSFSDPLDYAEGSLTGPTGGTLAGTVSIDPNTPISNYVVNFSVPVFFNPTGNMFDRENVLSEDGLAECASFPCTATGQFEDSMAFSNGVYTVAPAATTPEPSSFLLLATGLGGASLLYASRKRFA, from the coding sequence ATGAAAGTATTGCTTTCCGCTATCTTACTGATCGCCGGAGCAGGTTTGGCGAAGGCTGACACTATCGAGACGATCACCTTCAATCTGGGTGATTTGCATCCTGGATCAACGCTCTCAGCCACTTTCGACGTGCCCACTTTGATCCCTGGAACTGGGGTGACGCAGAACGTCACCTATTCTTTCAGCGATCCTTTGGACTATGCCGAAGGAAGTCTGACGGGGCCGACGGGAGGAACGTTGGCGGGAACGGTCTCGATTGACCCCAACACGCCGATCAGCAACTATGTCGTAAATTTCTCCGTCCCGGTATTTTTCAACCCCACCGGTAACATGTTTGATCGGGAAAACGTCCTTTCCGAGGATGGCCTTGCGGAATGTGCATCTTTTCCGTGCACAGCTACCGGACAATTCGAAGACAGTATGGCCTTTTCTAACGGTGTGTACACTGTCGCTCCCGCAGCCACGACTCCTGAGCCATCTTCCTTCTTATTGCTGGCTACCGGTCTCGGGGGAGCGAGTCTTCTTTACGCGAGCCGCAAACGTTTCGCCTAG
- a CDS encoding PEP-CTERM sorting domain-containing protein, with the protein MNYSLPSQSDVLTTTTVPEPSTAVLMTAGMFVLLIRRFRKKLRLAEASTAI; encoded by the coding sequence ATGAATTATTCGCTGCCATCGCAGAGCGACGTACTTACGACTACCACCGTTCCAGAACCTTCAACCGCAGTCCTGATGACGGCCGGAATGTTCGTGCTGCTCATCCGGCGATTTCGCAAAAAATTGAGGTTAGCGGAAGCGTCGACTGCGATCTAG
- a CDS encoding dienelactone hydrolase family protein produces the protein MIIISDEHVDLPTPNGPMRTHIVRPAAPGRYPGIVFYSEIFQITAPIHRTACLLGGQGYIVAMPEVYHEFEPAGTVFAYDQAGSDRGNALKTTKTIESYDADARAAIDHLKSRLDCTGHIGALGICLGGHLAFRAAMNPEVLATACFYATDIHKGSLGKGMSDDSLQRAADIKGELLMIWGRQDPHISLEGRLKVLARLNELGTRLSWHEVNGAHAFMRDEGPRYDPELAYSLYGLVFNLFHRKLGQGDLTTIYRKD, from the coding sequence ATGATCATCATCAGCGACGAACACGTAGACCTGCCCACCCCCAACGGACCCATGCGCACCCACATCGTCCGTCCTGCCGCACCCGGCCGCTACCCCGGCATAGTTTTCTACTCTGAGATCTTCCAGATCACCGCGCCCATCCACCGCACCGCCTGCCTGCTCGGGGGACAGGGTTACATCGTTGCCATGCCCGAGGTCTATCACGAGTTCGAACCCGCAGGCACCGTCTTCGCCTACGATCAAGCTGGCTCTGACCGCGGCAACGCCCTCAAGACCACCAAAACCATCGAAAGCTACGACGCCGACGCCCGCGCCGCCATCGACCACCTCAAGTCCCGCCTCGACTGCACCGGACACATCGGAGCGCTCGGCATCTGCCTGGGCGGACACCTCGCCTTCCGCGCCGCCATGAATCCCGAAGTCCTCGCCACCGCCTGCTTCTACGCTACCGACATCCACAAAGGCAGCCTCGGTAAAGGCATGAGCGACGACTCCCTCCAGCGCGCCGCCGACATCAAGGGCGAACTACTCATGATCTGGGGCCGACAAGACCCCCACATCTCCCTCGAAGGCCGCCTCAAAGTCCTTGCCCGGCTCAACGAGCTTGGCACCCGCCTGAGCTGGCACGAGGTCAACGGAGCCCACGCCTTCATGCGCGACGAAGGCCCCCGCTACGATCCCGAGCTTGCCTACAGCCTCTACGGTCTGGTCTTCAACCTCTTCCACCGCAAACTAGGCCAGGGCGACCTGACCACCATCTATCGCAAAGATTAA
- a CDS encoding SCO family protein: MIGFRRFGVLAVAGLGLLATGAYAQQIGMDKPMGTMAQHTPDYLKGAGLVERLNQPLPLATAFVDDAGKQVTLGQYFHQRPIALALVYFKCGMLCPQVLHGMAAGLKGTGLTAGKDYDVVVASIDPMDTPADAAVAKKTFLAGIGQPGAGDSVHFLTGQEPSITALSEATGFHYVRVPGPDGKMDQFAHSSVIMFATPEGKMSEYLAGIDYPTRDVRLALVNASHLKIATAKDLFLLYCCNYVPSSGKYTVAVLRILGLAAMLTLIGIGLGFYFLSRKKPMSGAAA; this comes from the coding sequence TTGATTGGGTTTCGGCGTTTTGGGGTTCTGGCGGTAGCGGGTCTGGGTCTGTTGGCAACAGGGGCGTATGCGCAACAGATTGGTATGGACAAGCCGATGGGGACGATGGCGCAGCATACGCCGGACTATCTGAAGGGTGCGGGTCTGGTGGAGCGGTTAAATCAGCCGCTGCCGTTGGCGACTGCTTTTGTGGACGATGCGGGGAAGCAGGTCACGCTGGGCCAATATTTTCATCAGCGACCGATTGCGCTGGCGCTGGTCTATTTCAAGTGTGGGATGCTTTGTCCGCAGGTGCTGCATGGCATGGCTGCCGGGTTGAAGGGGACGGGGCTGACGGCGGGGAAGGACTATGACGTTGTGGTGGCTAGTATCGATCCGATGGACACACCGGCGGATGCGGCTGTGGCGAAGAAGACGTTTCTGGCTGGGATCGGGCAGCCGGGGGCGGGTGACAGCGTTCACTTTTTGACCGGGCAGGAGCCTTCGATTACGGCGCTGAGCGAGGCTACAGGGTTTCACTACGTTCGGGTGCCGGGGCCGGATGGGAAGATGGACCAGTTCGCTCATTCGAGCGTGATCATGTTTGCCACGCCGGAGGGAAAGATGTCGGAGTACCTGGCGGGGATTGATTACCCGACGAGAGATGTGCGGCTGGCGCTGGTGAATGCGTCGCACCTGAAGATTGCTACGGCCAAGGATTTGTTTCTGCTGTACTGCTGCAACTATGTTCCGTCGTCGGGAAAGTACACGGTAGCAGTGCTGCGGATACTGGGACTGGCGGCGATGTTGACGCTGATTGGAATTGGATTGGGATTCTATTTCCTTAGCCGGAAGAAGCCGATGTCGGGTGCGGCGGCTTAA
- a CDS encoding methyltransferase encodes MSAIGNVTANTELVDMAMSYSRSCILCAAARLGIADALGNDERTVEELAQTCNANAASLYRLLRALAVLGITTESAPHRFALTPFGQPLRKDAPNSAWASVVFWSDLLADNWSHLTDCIRTGDTAMQIMQQQGITSHWATAPDANAIFRAVMGTAPTENYLPIAKRWDFASRHVIADLGGGGGSLLAAILSTSPHLQGMLVDRPESIEAAKPRFQNNDLSARCKLIAADLRTEVPRGADTYILKHVLHGYTDTAAAEVLRNCRDVMDADARLLIIEFVLPDIISEPNPQLQRRLFSDLNMLAVTGGKERSAAEWSTLLQASGFTTVQFIPVAEMDVSIIEARTSS; translated from the coding sequence ATGAGCGCAATCGGCAACGTCACCGCAAACACCGAACTGGTCGACATGGCGATGTCCTACTCGCGCAGCTGCATCCTCTGCGCCGCCGCCCGTCTCGGCATAGCTGACGCACTCGGCAACGACGAGCGTACCGTCGAGGAACTCGCTCAAACCTGCAACGCCAATGCCGCCTCGCTCTATCGTCTCCTCCGCGCCCTCGCCGTCCTCGGCATCACAACCGAGTCCGCTCCCCATCGTTTTGCCCTGACTCCATTCGGCCAACCACTCCGCAAAGACGCACCGAACTCCGCCTGGGCCAGCGTCGTCTTCTGGTCCGATCTCCTCGCCGATAACTGGTCTCACCTCACCGACTGCATTCGCACCGGCGACACCGCCATGCAGATCATGCAGCAGCAAGGAATCACCTCGCACTGGGCTACCGCTCCCGACGCCAACGCCATCTTCCGCGCCGTCATGGGAACTGCCCCGACAGAAAATTACTTACCCATCGCAAAACGGTGGGACTTCGCCAGCCGTCACGTCATAGCCGATCTCGGTGGCGGCGGCGGTTCCCTTCTCGCAGCCATCCTGTCCACGTCCCCTCATCTCCAAGGAATGCTGGTAGACCGCCCCGAATCCATCGAAGCCGCAAAACCCCGCTTCCAGAACAACGATCTCTCCGCCAGATGCAAACTAATCGCCGCGGACCTGCGCACCGAAGTCCCCCGCGGCGCGGACACCTATATCCTCAAGCACGTCCTACACGGCTACACCGATACCGCTGCCGCCGAGGTTCTTCGCAACTGCCGAGACGTTATGGACGCCGACGCCCGCCTGCTCATCATCGAATTCGTCCTGCCCGACATCATCTCCGAACCCAACCCGCAACTGCAGAGACGTCTCTTCAGCGACCTCAACATGCTCGCCGTCACCGGAGGCAAAGAGCGCAGCGCAGCCGAGTGGTCCACCCTGCTTCAAGCCTCAGGATTCACCACAGTGCAATTCATTCCCGTAGCCGAGATGGACGTCTCCATCATCGAGGCTCGAACTAGCTCTTAA
- a CDS encoding alpha-L-arabinofuranosidase C-terminal domain-containing protein encodes MRLGKFAAVLLAGLPLAAMAQQPATLTIDTAKPIAAVSPTLYGLMTEEINYSYDGGLYAELVNNRTFQSNRGPSTADWTILQNGNARAAMAIDKNTGPSEALPLSLKLTVDNAAPKSEAGIVNNGYWGIPVHPSEQFHGSFYAKADSASIGAVTIRLINNDTGAIEATATVPALSADWHRYEYTLKSGAVTASAANHLTISVEHSGTAWFSLVSLFPPTYQNTANGNRIDLMQKLAAMHPAFLRFPGGNYLEGDHINERYEWKKTIGSLVDRPTHPSPWNYHSSDGLGLLEFFEWCEDLHMQPLLAVYAGYSMRQEHVDAGPALEPYVQDALDEIEYATGSTSTKWGAIRAKDGHPAPFHINYIEVGNEDWFDKSGSYSGRYAQFYKAIKAAYPDIQIIATAPVTGIRPDIVDDHFYRSAQEFFNDVHHYDNTDRNGPKVMVGEWATREGSPTTNMGAALGDAAWMTGMERNSDIIVLASYAPLFVNVNPGGMQWPSDLIGYDALNSYGSPSYYAQAMFSTHVGDHVLDAKLDATNPRLFDSVTLDTKHRRVIVKLVNGSSQPQSVSINLSGAKVRSNAHVTTLGAPTTEATNTITDPTRIVPVVSTISNAASTFTHTVPRFSIQILDLDLN; translated from the coding sequence ATGCGCCTCGGAAAATTCGCCGCAGTCCTCCTTGCCGGCTTGCCTCTCGCCGCCATGGCTCAGCAGCCCGCCACGCTCACCATCGACACTGCCAAGCCCATCGCCGCCGTCAGCCCCACCCTTTACGGCCTAATGACGGAAGAGATCAATTACTCCTACGATGGCGGCCTCTACGCTGAGTTGGTCAACAACCGCACCTTCCAATCCAATCGCGGCCCCAGCACCGCAGACTGGACGATCCTGCAGAACGGCAACGCCCGCGCCGCCATGGCCATCGACAAGAACACCGGCCCCAGCGAAGCGCTTCCCCTCAGCCTCAAACTCACCGTCGACAACGCCGCCCCCAAATCTGAAGCAGGCATCGTCAACAACGGCTACTGGGGCATCCCCGTCCATCCGTCCGAGCAATTCCACGGCTCCTTCTACGCGAAGGCCGACAGCGCCAGCATCGGTGCCGTCACCATCCGTCTCATCAACAACGACACCGGCGCCATCGAAGCCACCGCCACCGTCCCCGCCCTCAGCGCCGACTGGCACCGCTACGAGTACACCCTCAAATCCGGAGCCGTCACCGCCTCCGCCGCCAACCACCTCACAATCTCGGTCGAGCACTCCGGCACCGCCTGGTTCTCGCTCGTCTCCCTCTTCCCGCCCACCTATCAGAACACTGCCAACGGCAACCGCATCGACCTCATGCAGAAGCTCGCCGCCATGCACCCCGCCTTCCTGCGCTTCCCCGGCGGCAACTACCTCGAAGGGGACCATATCAACGAGCGCTACGAGTGGAAGAAGACCATCGGCTCGCTCGTCGATCGCCCCACCCACCCCAGCCCTTGGAACTACCACTCCTCCGACGGCCTTGGCCTGCTCGAATTCTTCGAGTGGTGTGAAGACCTGCACATGCAGCCTCTTCTCGCTGTCTACGCCGGATATTCCATGCGCCAGGAGCACGTCGATGCCGGTCCCGCCCTCGAGCCCTACGTTCAGGACGCCCTCGACGAGATTGAATACGCCACCGGCAGCACCTCCACCAAATGGGGAGCCATCCGCGCCAAAGACGGCCATCCCGCACCCTTCCACATCAACTACATCGAAGTAGGCAACGAAGATTGGTTCGATAAATCCGGCAGCTACAGCGGCCGCTACGCTCAGTTCTACAAAGCCATCAAGGCCGCCTATCCCGACATCCAGATCATCGCCACCGCACCGGTCACCGGCATTCGTCCCGATATCGTTGACGACCACTTCTACCGCTCTGCCCAGGAGTTCTTCAACGACGTCCATCACTACGACAACACCGACCGCAACGGTCCCAAAGTCATGGTCGGCGAGTGGGCCACCCGCGAAGGATCTCCCACCACCAACATGGGCGCAGCCCTCGGCGACGCCGCATGGATGACCGGCATGGAGCGCAACAGCGACATCATCGTCCTCGCCAGCTACGCTCCGCTCTTCGTCAACGTCAACCCCGGCGGCATGCAGTGGCCCAGCGACCTTATCGGCTACGACGCACTCAACAGCTACGGCTCGCCCAGCTACTACGCTCAGGCCATGTTCAGCACGCACGTCGGCGATCACGTCCTCGACGCGAAGCTCGACGCTACCAACCCGCGCCTCTTCGACTCCGTAACCCTCGATACCAAACACCGCCGCGTCATCGTCAAGCTGGTCAACGGCTCATCTCAGCCGCAGTCGGTCAGCATCAACCTCTCCGGCGCAAAAGTACGCAGCAACGCCCACGTCACCACCCTCGGCGCACCCACCACCGAAGCCACCAACACCATTACCGACCCCACGCGCATCGTTCCCGTCGTCAGCACGATCTCGAACGCTGCCTCCACCTTCACTCACACGGTCCCGCGCTTCTCCATCCAGATCCTCGATCTCGACCTCAACTAA
- a CDS encoding YdcF family protein, giving the protein MPDTLISVKILTRILFYFGAAVFAIALFAAGIYLTIPTHNTAASHFDTLIVLGYPANADGTPSPEERERVLEGVREYKAGVAPYILMTGAAAHNQYIEADVMAELARSQGVPASAILEDVQAQNTIQNIYYSASIMHQYDMNSAEIISSPSHLPRAALVVNTFNVDQPSLYINWSTHAASWPPEYSIFHEAILYIGEARNCLILRFNGFPSSRFLPRDRAIN; this is encoded by the coding sequence TTGCCTGATACCCTAATCTCCGTGAAGATCCTCACCCGAATCCTCTTCTACTTTGGCGCCGCTGTCTTTGCGATCGCGCTCTTCGCTGCCGGCATCTATCTCACCATCCCCACACACAACACCGCCGCCTCTCACTTCGACACGCTCATCGTCCTCGGTTATCCCGCCAACGCCGACGGCACCCCTTCGCCCGAGGAGCGCGAGCGTGTCCTCGAAGGTGTGCGTGAGTACAAAGCGGGAGTCGCCCCGTACATCCTCATGACCGGCGCCGCCGCCCACAACCAATACATCGAAGCCGACGTCATGGCAGAATTGGCCCGCAGCCAGGGCGTCCCCGCATCGGCAATCCTCGAAGACGTGCAGGCCCAGAACACGATCCAGAACATCTATTACTCCGCCAGCATCATGCATCAGTACGACATGAACTCCGCCGAAATCATCAGCTCCCCCAGCCATCTTCCCCGCGCCGCCCTCGTCGTCAACACCTTCAACGTCGACCAGCCCAGCCTCTATATCAACTGGAGCACCCACGCCGCTTCCTGGCCACCCGAATACAGCATCTTCCACGAAGCCATCCTCTACATCGGCGAAGCCCGCAACTGCCTCATTCTCCGCTTCAACGGCTTCCCCTCCTCCCGCTTCCTTCCCCGTGATCGAGCCATAAATTAA
- a CDS encoding DUF302 domain-containing protein, with protein MPIPATPNGLISHPSPYTVPETLDRLESILRAKSITIFARIDHSGEAAKVGLTMPPTQLLIFGNPQGGTPIMLAAPLAAIDLPLKALAWQDTEGKVWLSFNDPRYLQSRYALNDDLLKPISGLEVLIQQAIA; from the coding sequence ATGCCGATCCCCGCCACACCCAACGGCCTCATCTCCCACCCCAGCCCCTACACCGTCCCCGAAACCCTCGATCGCCTCGAGTCCATCCTCCGCGCGAAGAGCATCACCATCTTCGCCCGCATCGACCACAGCGGCGAAGCCGCAAAAGTCGGCCTCACCATGCCGCCGACGCAACTCCTCATCTTCGGCAATCCCCAGGGCGGCACACCGATCATGCTCGCCGCTCCTCTCGCGGCCATCGATCTTCCCCTCAAAGCTCTGGCCTGGCAGGACACCGAAGGCAAAGTCTGGTTAAGCTTCAACGATCCTCGCTACCTGCAAAGCCGCTATGCCCTCAACGACGATCTTCTCAAGCCCATCAGCGGCCTCGAAGTCCTTATCCAGCAAGCCATTGCCTGA